GTCCTTAAGTGTCATTTTCCCTTGGTTCAGTTTGACGGCACATAATTCTCACACTGGCTGTACTCACCTGTTCATTGTGTTCGTCTTTTCTCGTCTCCCTTAATAGATGATGACGATGGAGCCAGGATATCTGTTCCTGGGTTCCCGGCTGGGTAATTCCTTGCTCCTTAAATACACGGAGAAGCTGCAGGAGACTCCAATTGAGGAggggaaggagaaggagaaaccAGTAAGGGTATTTCTGTCTGTATACGTGCAGATtcagggttttattttttatcttggaGCAGATCTATCGTTTTAGAGCACTGCTGTCAATCACATTAGTTTAGGCTGGGGTTACCTAATGCAGGTTCTGGAGGGCATGTGTGTCCACTGTGTTTTTTCAGTTCATCTCTTAATAAGCTAAACCAGTTAGTTACTAGTTTCAAGCGTCAGTGTGCCACCAGCTTCTCCCACCTGCTATTTTATAGAAAGATGTATAATCTACCAACACACTGACCCTTCAGAAAGAGTAATGGTCACTACTGGTTAGGCACAGATGTGTGAATTAGGAAAACAGCATTCTAGATTTCATCAGGAATATCctgaaaaaacatatttacttTTCAATTTAACTAAAAAGAGTCTTATTTTGTATAAGAGTGCAGAGCCCTTGGTAGTTGACTAAATGAGATACATGGGCAaaaaggcctcctctcatttgcaaactTTCAATCTTATGTTGTCTCAGTACTTTCCTGCGAGATATTTCTCCTGTGCAACCCAGTTTTATTCATGGCTGCATACTACATTGATGGCTTCTgtcatttctgatgtttttttctgtttgttttatattgtttgTTGTACATGCACCTGGAGCACGGGCCCCTGACGCCTGTATTGTGCATGTTGATGTGAAGACTGTAAACTGTCAGTCAGGTTTAGTCTGTTCAGTGACAGGCAGGGGAAAGAAATATAAACATTCTCTGGTCACAATGCATGTATGTCATCTTGTTTTGGGCCAGGTTTCAGAATTCAGTTGATGTCCCGGTATATTTTTTCTCCCTGCGGGGCTGGATTTGATAGGGTCTGCTGTTAGCCCTGCACTGCAACATCGACTCAAGTTATTTCTTGCGTTTCCTTTTTCAGGAAGAGCCtccaaataaaaagaagaaagttgaTGTGACTTCAAATTGGACTGGTTAGTAAAATTCGTTTTTTCCCGTTTGCTCCTTGTATGCGTTGTGCTCAACGTCCTGCCGTGTGAAAGACGTTTAACATTCTGTCCAATGCACTGGTTTGTGAAAGGCTGAGAGAGGCTAGGCCTTTATATAGGAGCCTTGCTCGGCCAGGCTAGAAGATCTGTGCTCGTAGCGCCAGGCTCATACGGTGGTGTGTTGTAGCCGGCAAGGCGGCCCTCCTGGACGAGGTGGATGAGATCGAAGTGTACGGCAGTGAGGCCCAGTCGGGAACACAACTGGCCACTTTCTCCTTTGAGGTGAGTGTAGTGGAGCTGCGTCCCATTCATAGAACAAAACAGAAGGGCATGTGttaaactaaagagaaaatgtCTAGTGGGATCAAGTCAAATGTGTTTCTCGGCACAATCTTACCTTGTTGTATTACAGAATCTTAcggttgttttctttaaatggaCACCACTGTATTGAATGAAGAGATCATTTTTGCAAATAAGATGATGGTTTTAGGTGTTTtcgcttttgaaaaacaaagctgCTTATACCCGGGTTAACTGAAATGTTCAGAAGCAGATGTGTATTCGTGGCTGGTGCAATTTTGGCACGTTTACTGGAGAATCCTGTTGCCCTGATGTGGAGCCCTCTGTAAATCAGTGTGTTTCTGAATTTAGATTTGGTGAATCTAGCTActcaatattttgtatttggGGATCAGTAGTATTTTGACAATCTGATGAAACAAATGCCTTCTCTTTTCGCTGTCTAGGTGTGTGACAGCATCCTGAACATTGGTCCCTGTGCCAATGCATCGATGGGGGAGCCTGCTTTCCTGTCTGAAGAGGTACCTTTTGAAATCCTTTTGGACCTTTTGgaatgtgcagcagacattgggCTTTTAATGAACTGCATCTTGTTCCAAACACACATAGACAAACAACAAAGCCATGCAATCTGACAAGTAACAAGTAGGTCATTCTGTTTTTGAGTAGGAGATAAAGTAATGTTCTACATGTAAAGCTTGGGAATACTTGTGAAAGTGAAGCACTCTGCATGCTACAAGGaattattttactgttgtaTATTGAAACGGAAGCGCGCTTATAGTTTAAAAAGTACCTTCTGTTTCTGTAGTTCCAGAACAACCCAGAGCCTGATCTGGAGGTGGTTGTGTGTTCAGGTTACGGGAAGAACGGAGCTCTGTCGGTGCTCCAGGTGAGTGTTGATACTGGAGTGCAGGAGGGGGGGGTTGTGTGCACTGTACAGAAACCTGTGGTGGTGAGGCACGTCTGCCACAGGTCACGTAGTAGTGCTACAGGAAATTCTGGGTTTACCAGGGCTGCCTCAGAGATCAATGGAGCAGCCTGTAAACACTCATGACACACAGGGCTCAGCAGGATGTCCATTACTGGTATCGGGAGGTGGGTGGCATGGAGCTGATCAAATGAAGTGAGCGAACTGTGTTGCACGTGCCTTTGTTAATGAGCGCATTTCTCACAGAGAAGCATCAGGCCTCAGGTTGTCACCACCTTTGAGCTGCCGGGCTGTCACGACATGTGGACGGTTATTTCTTCTGAGAAGAAGGAAGAAGTAAGGCGCTTTCTTTTGCTTGCCCTTAATTCTCGGGAAAAGCCTTTTGTACTGAGCAAAACTGACTTGCGGCTGCGGCCCCTCTGCTTGTTCTCCTCTCCCAGGCGCCTGAGGGAGACGGTGAGACCACCGAGGAGACGCAGCCTGAGCCGGCCCCAGAGGAGGATGACAAGAAACACGGCTTCCTCATTCTGAGCAGAGAGGACTCGACCATGGTAAAAGCCTGTACTCCTGTTCAGAGCTCGGCAGATACTTGAAGAGTCATTTTTGTTCATGGCCAGAGTTAGTGGTTAGAGTTAGGCTGGCTTACTTTGACATTTGCTGTGCAGTGCAAAATGGGCACAGATGGAAACGTGATGATGAGCCTTTTATTGCAGAAAACAGTGGAATTTTCTTTACAGAAATAGTAGTTTCACATAGTTTGGGTTCAACTGACAAGTATGTTGTGAGAGCAGAGTCGTTAGGGGGTATTCCAAAGCCCTCCCTGACCCCTTGAGACACTCACAGCTGGACAACTAACCTAGGCTAGGCGCCACAGCCTCGCCTGATCAGTAACTATTGTCATGTTCCAAACGTGTCTGGCACCAACTGTGTGGCCCATTCGGAAAGCATGGTAAGCTGGTGCAGGTCAGTCAGCTGGGGGGATGTCTTCTCTGAAACCTTTTCCTTTCCTTGAACAACCGCAACACAGTATTGAGCAGAACGAgctttgtaaaatataaaatacaataaaaacttGTACTTGTAGTTTTTGTTCAGAGGATATCCCATCACTCTGACATCAGTTCTAATAAGGACTTGTGGTTTTCAGATACTGCAAACAGGCCAGGAGATCATGGAATTGGATACCAGTGGATTTGCTACTCAGGGACCTACCGTCTATGCTGGAAACATCGGGGATAACAAGTACATTGTCCAGGTTTCCCCCATGGGAATTCGGCTTTTGGAAGGAGGTAACTTTTTTGTAGAACAGAATATACTCACTAGATGAAttcaatcataataataattatgaaagTAACTGGAAGCAGAGATTAATGGCGGGCCAAGTGAACCTGTGGCTTTTCATAGGATGTTTTTTGTCAGAGTATTTTTGTGGGTTCCACTATGTGTCCCAAAATAACCATGACTTTATATACAGTGTACGTAACATCAGGAGCAGTCAGAGACCATGGGCATGTAAAGTTTCCTTTTTGTGTTCCTCAGTAGGCATGACTCTAAAACAGAGTTTTTCATTTGACCTTTGGATCTTTGGAGGTCATGGGTAATGACATTTTTAAGAATGCGCagttgattttgttttacactTAATGTCTGAAGATGCCAGTGTGTGTTGGAGATCTTCAGCTGCTGCCTTTAGAGCTACAGTAGCCTCCTGAGCCACTTGTCTTCAGCCCATGGGTCAAAGACACACTTGTACCCTCTATTTGGCAGGGGGGTCACTGTCTTCATTTTCATAATAATGGACAATGCAGTGAAAAATGGTAGGTTCAGCTTTTCTGGCTTTTTTAAAGGCCATCCCCCAAATTGTGGAAGTTAAAAAACCATTTGCCTGCAGTTTTAGGAGAGCTCTCTGACTTACACACATATCCTCCATGTGATGTCTTCCTTTTACATCCTTAGGAAACAGGAAACATTTGACATATAGTCCCAAACACATAGTTTTCTGTTGCACTTCAGGGAGCAGAATGTTATTGTGGATTTGTTCTTGAAtttatttgaataaataatTGTGGAGTTTTAAAAGGAATACATGTGACTGCTGATCTGTAATTAAATGAATCATTCATGACAGATATTTTCAAAATCTCTGTGACAATTACAGGAtgacatttttagtttttttgaaAAGGCACATTATCCAATCCATTGCCAGTTCTATTATACGTTGTTTTTAGTTCATATTTGAGTTGGCAATGGATGAATCCGTAGGTCACCATTTTTCTGTAGTATAAATATACTGAACGTAAGCAGTTTGCCTGCTGTCATTTTCAGCAGGCAATGTTTTGGACACCTTGACTCAGGCTTGAAGTTCAACAAGCAGTTCTAGTTTTGTCTGCTGAAGCTCGTATTTGTGCTCAGAGCTGTGTGACCTCACACTGTTCACTCTACCTCCCTAGTAACCCAGCTGCACTTCATTCCCGTGGACCTGGGCTCTCCCATAGTGCACTGCACAGTCGCTGACCCTTACGTGGTGATCCTGACTGCAGAGGGCCAGGTCACCATGTTTGTCCTGAAAACTGACTCTTACATGGGCAAGACCCACCGGTTGGCCCTACAGAAACCACAGATCCACACGGTACGGCTGATGGAAGAATTGTAtatgttatattatatattatatgttaTATTATTGTTCTCTATCTCAGCAAACCGTACGAGGACATTGAGGTCATTTAATCTAATTTCACACTAGCTGAACGTCTCCCTCGTCCTTCTCTCTGTGAAAGCTGCCTACatttgtaataggtttattttatCACTGTAGTCCAAAGCAGATAACTTAAtaccaaaaaacaacaaaaaatatcaaaagtCTTTGTGTGCAATTATTAATTTTCTATAATCTAGACTGTTCTGTATTTAGTTTTATAAACCTACAGTTTGCATTTTCGACCTACAcggttgcattttaaaatacgtCTAGGTGTTGGCAATTTCGGTTACTAAGTGTCAGAAAGTAGATAGCAGGTACCAGAGCAATCCACTAGGAACCTCCCTGCTAGAGGGGCCGGTGTGTTGTTCGGAAGCTTGCTCCAGCTGCCGTAAAGCTGGCCTGACAGAGGTGTGCTCTTGCTGCCAGCAATCCCGGGTCATCGCGCTGTGCGCCTATCGAGACGTCAGCGGCATGTTCACCACTGAGAACAGGGTCTGCAGCACCTCCAAGGAGGAAACCACAGCCCGGAGCGTCTCGGAAACGGAGACCATCATCCAGGATATTGGGTAGGGGCAAACCAGAGTAGCATCCCCAGGACAGGGAAGCTGGAAAGGCATTCCACTTACTGTCTTGATGTACTTGAacagattttcatttttaaactgtttaaaatcCATTTACTGTTTACTAGTGCACACAGTggacttatttttaaatgtagtatTGTTAGTATTACAGCTTGTATTTACATAACTGTCTCAAATTGAAGGACAGCTGGACTGAGTTCATATCagtttttgtttggtttaaagaaagccttggtttcatttttctttttttttttaatgaattcacTGGTTAAAATCTAAActtgcaatttctttttttttctcctccttgttacaattttcctttcttggcccttttgtttttttcctatctAAGTCTTCCTTCGTCTGTACCTTCTGTTCCCAGTAACACAGTGGACGATGAAGAGGAGATGCTGTATGGAGACTCCAACACTTTCTTTAGCCCCACCAAGGAGGAGCCTGCCCGCAGTACCTTGTTCATCCACTCCTACAGGGAGGGCGCCCTTCTCAAACTTGAGCCCACACACTGGTGCGTGGCGGTGAGAGAGAATGGAGTCATGGAGGTGAGGATTAGAACGTCCCTGCTCCTGTTGACCAAAGATGACAGCATAAAACAGTGGTCCTGGGGCACGAGGGATGTGGCTTTTTCTAGATGCTCACAGTGCTCAGCTTGCTGAGACACATAAAAGATATGGGGTGTGCAACCCAACAGGGCTGTAGctgcatttttttatataattttaataactAACATACTTTGGTTGGTAATTGTGCAAAGGGAACAACACATTATCGAGTAGGTATTTAATAATCAGTCTCCTGCTGAGGAAATGAACTCAGTTGTGCTGTGTTACAGATCTACCAGCTCCCTGACTGGCGCTTGGTGTTCCTGGTGAAGAACTTCCCTGTGGGGCAGCGCGTGCTGGTGGACAGCTCCTCAGGCCAGTCTGCTGCTCAGGGGGAGGGCAAGAAGGAGGAAGTCACACGGCAAGGAGAAATCCCATTGGTTAAAGAGGTGGCCTTAGTGTCTCTAGGCAACCGCCAGACACGACCCTACCTGCTGGTGAGTGCCTGAGGTGAAAGGTGACACTAACCTGAGTGACTTCTGCAGTCAAAATATAACTGGAATGACCCTCCAACAAGTACAATAGCTTCTGTCCTTCTTGAAGATCTGTATGTTCTTCAGGTTAGTTCTGCTCTAATTGGACTTACTTAGTTGAAAGGATTATTTGTGAGAAGTCCAATCACCAGTTTTGTTTCTGGTGATTTCTGCCTGTAAAGTTGCAGGACTCCATGTGGAGTGGAGTAGCCTGTTCCTGTACATTATTCTctgaaaaatcttttttatgTCATTGCCTCTATAGAGTGAACTTTACCAGAAAGATTAAAGGTCCCATCTGTAGTTCTGGTTATTACCTGTAGATAAGAAATGGTTACAATTTCCCTTGTCTGTGCTTCAGGCCCATGTTGACCAAGAGCTTCTCGTCTATGAAGCCTTCTCTTATGACCAGCAGCAGGGCCAGAATAACCTGAAAGTGCGATTCAAAAAGGTGAGCGAATGAAGTGTGCCTTCAACAAAAATGTGCTTCAtaaaagaatttttatttataCCATTTCTGGAATTTGAGAGCTTTAGTATTGCTTCAGTTCAACACAATTTCTTACGACCTTTGTTTTGTCTGCAGAATTCCAATCAAAAGCAGACAAAAGTAATGTTAAATGAGATTTGTTTCTAATTTGCTGAAAACCAAGATCATTTTCAGACAACAGCAATCATATTCACTCCTTCAATTTGTAATctgttaacagccttttttgTAAGCAAATCTGCGCCACAAAGAGTCTGATCCAGAAATATTCGCAGCTGTAGTTACTGCCGTAGGTGCTTTCTGCAAATGTTTAGAATTGAAATTCATTTGAATAGCAAAGAGCATTTAGTTTTACAGCAACAGCTCTCACTTGTTCAGAGATTCCATGAAAGTGCCTTGGTACCCATGATGCAGTGCATTTCGAACAGAATATCCTTAACCCACATTCGCTGCCTTCTACGCCTTCAGGTTCCTCATAATATTAACTTCCGGGAGAAGAAGGCTAAGATCTCCAAGAAGGAGAAGAAGTCTGAGGGTGGCCTAGGAGAGGAGGGGTCAGGATTCAGAGGTCGGGTGGCCAGGTTCAGATATTTTGAAGACATTTCTGGATACTCTGGGGTAAGAATGCTCACAGGCTGATAATTGAGagacattttttcttgtttttaatagGAAGTATAAAATGAATGTGTGTAGGCATACATGCTCAGAAACGGGCAAGCAAAGCTGTATACCAGTTTGTAAACCAGTTTGTTGGTGTACTTGTGGTAAGAAGTGTTGTACATGtgtgtattaaaatgtaaaggaacaagtaataggtttattccatgctgaaaagagaagaaagaaaacacaaccttCTGATCAGCTGTGTTCTGCCACCAGGTGTTTATCTGTGGCCCTTCTCCTCACTGGATGTTAGTGACTTCACGGGGGGCTCTGAGGCTGCACCCCATGACCATCGATGGCCCCATCGAGTCCTTCTCCCCCTTCCACAACATCAACTGTCCCAAAGGATTCCTATATTTTAACAAACAGGTACAGGCAGGCGAAAGCTTCAGTTTCTACTTGCTCAGAAGTCTGTACTGTAAAATTTTGCATCTTCAACTGTGTTGTTAAAgttcaatatatatttttagttatACTTATTCGACTATGGTATCTCTTACTTTTGTTGAACATTCATTAAAACTAGGAAGTGGTACTTAAGATTCCTAGTGCATTTACTAGTTCTAAGGTATGAATACTTACAACTGGAGCTCTGTAAAAGTCTGTAACCCTCCGATAGAATATGCCCTGCAAATACTGTAGGGCGAACGCCTGGTCTGTCCCGGTTTTTCATGATGTAATGCCTTCACAGTCAAATGGTGGGTGTCTGTTTTCCAGGGGGAGCTGAGGATCAGTGTTCTTCCTGCCTACCTCTCCTATGACGCTCCTTGGCCGGTCCGAAAGATCCCCATGCGATGCACTGTACACTACGTGACATACCATGTGGAATCCAAGGTGAGACCTGCTTTTTTAACTGATGCTTTATAGCAGAACAGATAGGAGTTACAGGTGGAGCGATGCGAGGATGAACTTGAATAATGACTTTGTCATCCTAGGTCTATGCCGTGTGCACAAGTGTGAATGAAATATGCACGCGCATTCCCAGGATGACCGGTGAAGAGAAAGAGTTTGAAGTCATAGAAAGAGGTGaggttttacttttatttgGAATAGCCAATGGTGTGTGTGGTGTAGAAAGGCCTGTAAATGTAACTTACCCCTAGAGGCCACAACACAGTTTCTATATTGTTTGTAAATAGCCACGGTGGGGATTAAGTAATTATTAGGTGTTCGTTGCTGGTTAATGAATGAGTATTTTCACATGGGTGTAATTAAACCTTTGTTTACTATAAATATGCTATGCACAGTTATCGAAGGCTTGGGCGTATTTTGCAGGAAGGTCTAATATATAATCTCTTGGAATGTAGTCTTTGTTGTCTTTGTGAGTGTTGTGCATGCAGACACTAGGGACAACCCTGGCGGGGTTGGTTTTTCATGGCTCATAGCTACAAACCCTGCACGCTTACATTGGAGAGAATGAGAAAACATGGGCAGACTGCTGTGACGTGCCCACTTTTGACCCCCTCATCACTGGATATGCCATGACCCAGGTTCAAATCCAGGGGCTCCATTTTGATCTAAAGGACCCCAacaacatcatcatcattatcattttCTAACCCgcattatccaatacagggttgtgggggaactGGAGCCTGTGCCGGCAAGCAACAAGGCAAGCAACAAAGCACAaggcagatagcatcccaggaattgaacctaggttCCCCAGtgttgcaaggcagcaatgctaatcactgcaccactgtatcgtcCCCCCACCGAGAACATTTGGAGCTTTAAtccgttgtaaaaaaaaatgggaactttgatttgtttttgtcagaTGAACGGTACATCCACCCCATGCAGGAGAAGTTTTCAATCCAGCTGATCTCTCCTGTTAGCTGGGAGACCATTCCCAACACACGGTAAGTATACAGCAGGACTCGGGCAGTGGAGGAGTGTTAATCAGAGTAACAGGACCTGCATGGAATATAGGCAAAGCTCATAGCTGTGTCatccaaaaacattttggattttCACAACCCTTTATTCTTTCTAATCATTTAGATCATGGTTCTAAATTACTTTCACTTCAGTCCCCAGAATTGAGaagttttttcttaaaaatggaGGAAAGTGTGGTTACAAGAGCATTGCTGAAGATAGAGCTCTACTGGAACAACACTATGCTAAAACAGAGATCATTACTGCAATGAGAGCTGTGGTGGTGGAGTAAAACTGTACTGCGGTAGCAGCAGTGCAGTTTCCATGTGCTACACTGCACTGGTCCCATTGTTGTGGAGCCACACAAAACTCCCAGTGTGCCGACATCACCGTTGGCCTCCAGGCAGGAGATGTAGCAGCCTGTAGTGCTGTCTGCGAGAGGCGCCGGGCTCCTCAAGCCCTGGTAAATGGGGACCCTGTGGTTGAGGCCACGCGTGACCCCCTACTGTAACGGACTCGCGTTGTCCCCCTCAGGATCGACCTGGAGGAGTGGGAACACGTGACCTGTATGAAGACGGTGGCCCTGAAGAGCGAGGAGACCGTGTCGGGCCTGAAGGGATACGTGGCCGCAGGAACATGTCTGATGCAGGGCGAGGAGGTGACCTGCAGGGGCAGGGTAAGACCAGGCCTTTCTAGGCCCTGCAGGGAGTTTGACGCCAATAGATGACATTCTTAGCAGGGATTTTCAGAAGACGGGCACAAGTGTGTTATATAAAAGTGGCTTGCACCTTTTCGGCAGGTCAGGGGAGGTGGGGTGCACAGAATAATGTCCTTTATGCCATCATGACTGCTTAGTTCTTATTTTAGTCTTGCTCAAAACTTTGTATGTTCTTGTCAGATTTTCACTCATGAACCTCTGTGTTTTTGATACTCTGTGATTACCTATACAAACTACATTTTCTGCTACGCTTTTCCAAAACACTGTTGACAACTTTTTCTAAAAGTGCTGTAAAGTGAAGTTAGACATGACCTagtgttttgaaatgtattatataatttgcagtaattaataatataatttgcagCCACCTGTCTTCACGTCTTATTATTTTCATCCCCTCACAGATGTGCCGAATTGTTTATACTTCCTAATTGCAAATCCTGCGTGTATCTGCTTCCAGATCCTGATCATGGATGTGATAGAGGTCGTTCCTGAACCAGGACAGCCCCTCACCAAAAACAAGTTCAAGGTTCTGTATGAGAAGGAGCAGAAGGGGCCAGT
This is a stretch of genomic DNA from Lepisosteus oculatus isolate fLepOcu1 chromosome 10, fLepOcu1.hap2, whole genome shotgun sequence. It encodes these proteins:
- the cpsf1 gene encoding cleavage and polyadenylation specificity factor subunit 1 isoform X2, giving the protein MYAVYRQAHPPTGIEFSVFCNFFSSEERNLVVAGTSQLYVYRLVHDVESATKTEKSADGKSRKEKLEQVAAFSVFGNIMSMASVQLVGAKRDALLLSFKDAKLSVVEYDPGTHDLKTLSLHYFEEPELRDGFVQNVHIPIVRVDPENRCAVMLIYGTRLVVLPFRKDTLTDEQEGIVGEGQKSSFLPSYIIDVRELDEKLLNIIDMKFLHGYYEPTLLILYEPNQTWPGRVAVRQDTCSIVAISLNIMQKVHPVIWSLSNLPFDCTQVMAVPKPIGGVVVFAVNSLLYLNQSVPPYGVSLNSQTNGTTAFPLRIQEEVKITLDCCQSTFIASDKMVISLKGGEIYVLTLITDGMRSVRAFHFDKAAASVLTTCMMTMEPGYLFLGSRLGNSLLLKYTEKLQETPIEEGKEKEKPEEPPNKKKKVDVTSNWTAGKAALLDEVDEIEVYGSEAQSGTQLATFSFEVCDSILNIGPCANASMGEPAFLSEEFQNNPEPDLEVVVCSGYGKNGALSVLQRSIRPQVVTTFELPGCHDMWTVISSEKKEEAPEGDGETTEETQPEPAPEEDDKKHGFLILSREDSTMILQTGQEIMELDTSGFATQGPTVYAGNIGDNKYIVQVSPMGIRLLEGVTQLHFIPVDLGSPIVHCTVADPYVVILTAEGQVTMFVLKTDSYMGKTHRLALQKPQIHTQSRVIALCAYRDVSGMFTTENRVCSTSKEETTARSVSETETIIQDIGNTVDDEEEMLYGDSNTFFSPTKEEPARSTLFIHSYREGALLKLEPTHWCVAVRENGVMEIYQLPDWRLVFLVKNFPVGQRVLVDSSSGQSAAQGEGKKEEVTRQGEIPLVKEVALVSLGNRQTRPYLLAHVDQELLVYEAFSYDQQQGQNNLKVRFKKVPHNINFREKKAKISKKEKKSEGGLGEEGSGFRGRVARFRYFEDISGYSGVFICGPSPHWMLVTSRGALRLHPMTIDGPIESFSPFHNINCPKGFLYFNKQGELRISVLPAYLSYDAPWPVRKIPMRCTVHYVTYHVESKVYAVCTSVNEICTRIPRMTGEEKEFEVIERDERYIHPMQEKFSIQLISPVSWETIPNTRIDLEEWEHVTCMKTVALKSEETVSGLKGYVAAGTCLMQGEEVTCRGRILIMDVIEVVPEPGQPLTKNKFKVLYEKEQKGPVTALCHCNGYLVSAIGQKIFLWSLKDNDLTGMAFIDTQLYIHQMHSIKNFILAADVMKSISLLRYQEESKTLSLVSRDAKPLEVYSIEFMVDNGQLGFLVSDRDRNLLVYMYLPEAKESFGGMRLLRRADFNVGAHVNTFWRMPCRGAMEGPSKKLLAWENKHITWFATLDGGIGLLLPMQEKTYRRLLMLQNALTTMIPHHAGLNPKAYRMLHADRRSLQNAVRNILDGELLNKYLYLSTMERSELAKKIGTTSDIILDDLLELDRVTAHF
- the cpsf1 gene encoding cleavage and polyadenylation specificity factor subunit 1 isoform X1, which translates into the protein MYAVYRQAHPPTGIEFSVFCNFFSSEERNLVVAGTSQLYVYRLVHDVESATKTEKSADGKSRKEKLEQVAAFSVFGNIMSMASVQLVGAKRDALLLSFKDAKLSVVEYDPGTHDLKTLSLHYFEEPELRDGFVQNVHIPIVRVDPENRCAVMLIYGTRLVVLPFRKDTLTDEQEGIVGEGQKSSFLPSYIIDVRELDEKLLNIIDMKFLHGYYEPTLLILYEPNQTWPGRVAVRQDTCSIVAISLNIMQKVHPVIWSLSNLPFDCTQVMAVPKPIGGVVVFAVNSLLYLNQSVPPYGVSLNSQTNGTTAFPLRIQEEVKITLDCCQSTFIASDKMVISLKGGEIYVLTLITDGMRSVRAFHFDKAAASVLTTCMMTMEPGYLFLGSRLGNSLLLKYTEKLQETPIEEGKEKEKPEEPPNKKKKVDVTSNWTAGKAALLDEVDEIEVYGSEAQSGTQLATFSFEVCDSILNIGPCANASMGEPAFLSEEFQNNPEPDLEVVVCSGYGKNGALSVLQRSIRPQVVTTFELPGCHDMWTVISSEKKEEAPEGDGETTEETQPEPAPEEDDKKHGFLILSREDSTMILQTGQEIMELDTSGFATQGPTVYAGNIGDNKYIVQVSPMGIRLLEGVTQLHFIPVDLGSPIVHCTVADPYVVILTAEGQVTMFVLKTDSYMGKTHRLALQKPQIHTQSRVIALCAYRDVSGMFTTENRVCSTSKEETTARSVSETETIIQDIGLPSSVPSVPSNTVDDEEEMLYGDSNTFFSPTKEEPARSTLFIHSYREGALLKLEPTHWCVAVRENGVMEIYQLPDWRLVFLVKNFPVGQRVLVDSSSGQSAAQGEGKKEEVTRQGEIPLVKEVALVSLGNRQTRPYLLAHVDQELLVYEAFSYDQQQGQNNLKVRFKKVPHNINFREKKAKISKKEKKSEGGLGEEGSGFRGRVARFRYFEDISGYSGVFICGPSPHWMLVTSRGALRLHPMTIDGPIESFSPFHNINCPKGFLYFNKQGELRISVLPAYLSYDAPWPVRKIPMRCTVHYVTYHVESKVYAVCTSVNEICTRIPRMTGEEKEFEVIERDERYIHPMQEKFSIQLISPVSWETIPNTRIDLEEWEHVTCMKTVALKSEETVSGLKGYVAAGTCLMQGEEVTCRGRILIMDVIEVVPEPGQPLTKNKFKVLYEKEQKGPVTALCHCNGYLVSAIGQKIFLWSLKDNDLTGMAFIDTQLYIHQMHSIKNFILAADVMKSISLLRYQEESKTLSLVSRDAKPLEVYSIEFMVDNGQLGFLVSDRDRNLLVYMYLPEAKESFGGMRLLRRADFNVGAHVNTFWRMPCRGAMEGPSKKLLAWENKHITWFATLDGGIGLLLPMQEKTYRRLLMLQNALTTMIPHHAGLNPKAYRMLHADRRSLQNAVRNILDGELLNKYLYLSTMERSELAKKIGTTSDIILDDLLELDRVTAHF